A stretch of DNA from Acanthochromis polyacanthus isolate Apoly-LR-REF ecotype Palm Island chromosome 21, KAUST_Apoly_ChrSc, whole genome shotgun sequence:
TGACCTTGGCATCAAAAACAGTGTGAACCAAACATGTGGCTGTCACCTCAGATGTTGACATTACAGTCTTGAAGCTGGGAGTCtccacatggatggatggaggggagCTTGAATGAGCTGGAGGAAAACGATGTTAGTCCTTAAATGTTAATCTGATCCAATACCATGATTAAAGGATTTATATCCAAAAGGTGGATAGAAATGAAATTTTAAGTAGCCTCCTAGCTGACATAAACTGATTAATATGACTTCAAATTCAAACAGAGTACCTTGTGGTTGAACAAGGAAATTAAAACTTTTAGAagcagatgtttgttttgttgttttgttggaaaTTTACCTGAGCAGAAGCTGATGTCCTTTTGGACTTTCTTGTTCAGAGATCTGTCAGACACTTCACAAGTGAAGACCTTCCCTGATTTCCACTCTGTCTGAGGGATCTGGAGTTGACTGGTTACTGCCACACGTCCATctgcagacatgctgatatcatGAGTTGATGGAGATCTTTGCAGTGATTCAGAAACCCATTTAATTTGAGGGTTGAAGCCCCATCCAGAGCACAAGAGTGTCTGAGGTCCTGAATCTTCACTGGGAGCCAGAAGAAGTTCCACTGATGGGTCCACTGAAGAGAGATGAATCAGTGCATCAGTGAAACATTATCCTGATTTTAATCAGACACATAAAGTTTGAAACATCAGAGGCAGAAGAGTTTGTCCTCTCACCAAAAATATTGCCTGTGGAATCAGATTTAAAGCTTCTGATGAAACCTTGATTCACTTTGCAGGTGaaacttttgtcttttctctggtGACTCTGAGGGACAGTGAAGCGTCTGCTGACTGACTGGAGGCCTGGGCCTTCAGGAAGTTCTACATATTGTTTGTCAGAGATGTCGACATCATTGGCCTGAAAGGTGACGTAGAGGTCACGAGAGGAGAGATTTGTGATGTCACACTGGAGAACAGCACCGTCTCCCTTCAACAAATCTGGAAGAGATCTCCTGATCTCCACAGATGGAGTTGCAACTTCGGGTCCTGGATGATCACAGCAGTAAACACAACACAGTTCATTCATTAGTATCCTTTGTGTACACAAGATGTGTGATTTAAAGTCATATAGTTGTCCTACCTGCAACATTTACTGTCTTTTCAGTGGTTGAGAAACACTTATGTTCTGCTTTGCAGGTCACATGCCTCAGTTGCTTCCAGTCATTGGAGGAAACCCTCACATTACTGGTGATATGAGTTGTGTTTCTGTCCTCGCTCACTGTGTTGCTACTTGAGACGCTTCCATCCAACATCCAGGTGACCTTGGCATCAAAAACAGTGTGAACCAAACATGTGGCTGTCACTTCAGATGTTGTCATTACAGTCTTGAAGCTGGGAGTCtccacatggatggatggaggggagCTTGAATGAGCTGGAGGAAAACGATGTTAGTCCTTACATGTTAATCTGATCCAATACCATGAATAAAGGATTTATATCCAAAAGGTGGATAGAAATGAAATTTTAAGTAGCCTCCTAGCTGACATAAACTGATTAATATGACTTCAAATTCAAACAGAGTACCTTGTGGTTGAACAAGGAAATTAAAACTTTTAGAagcagatgtttgttttgttgttttgttggaaaTTTACCTGAGCAGAAGCTGATGTCCTTTTGGACTTTCTTGTTCAGAGATCTGTCAGACACTTCACAACTGAAGACCTTCCCTGATTTCCACTCTGTCTGAGGGATCTGGAGTTGACTGGTTACTGCCACACGTCCATctgcagacatgctgatatcatGAGTTGATGGAGATCTTGGCTGTGATTCAGAAACCCATTTAATTTGAGGGTTGAAGCCCCATCCAGAACACAAGAGTGTCTGAGGTCCTGAATCTTCACTGGGAGCCAGAAGAAGTTCCACTGATGGGTCCACTGAAGAGAGATGAATCAGTGCATCAGTGAAACATTATCCTGATTTTAATCAGACACATAAAGTTTGAAACGTCAGAGGCAGAAGAGTTTGTCCTCTCACCAAAAATATTGCCTGTGGAATCAGATTTAAAGCTTCTGATGAAGCCTTGATTCACTTTGCAGGTGAAACTTTTGTCTTTCCTCTGGTGACTCTGAGGGACAGTGAAGCGTCTGCTGACTGACTGGAGGCCTGGGCCTTCAGGAAGTTCTACATATTGTTTGTCAGAGATGTCGACATCATTGGCCTGAAAGGTGACGTAGAGGTCACGAGAGGAGAGATTTGTGATGTCACACTGGAGAACAGCACCGTCTCCCTTCAACAAATCTGGAAGAGATCTCCTGATCTCCACAGATGGAGTTGCAACTTCAGGCCCTGGATGATCACAGCAGTAAACACAACACAGTTTATTCATTAGTAGCCTTTGTTTACACAAGATGTGTGATTTAAAGTCATATAGTTGTCCTACCTGCAACATTTACTGTCTTTTCAGTGTTTAAGAAACACTTATGTTCTGCCTTGCAGGTCACACGCCTCAGTTGCTTCCACCGATTGGAGGAAACCCTCACATTACTGGTGATATGAGTTGTGTTTCTGTCCTCGCTCACTGTGTTGCTACTTGAGACTCTTCCATCCAACATCCAGGTGACCTTGGCATCAAAAACAGTGTGAACCAAACATGTGGCTGTCACCTCAAATGTTGACATTACAGTCTTGAAGCTGGGAGTCtccacatggatggatggaggggagCTTGAATGAGCTGGAGGAAAACGATGTCAGTCCTTACATGTTAGTCTGATCCAGTctgctaaatatattttaaagtcTAGTTTTAATTTCAATGCATTTAACTGCATTGTGCCGTGAGACAGAAGCTGTTCATACTTACTTTGACAAATACTTAATGTTTTGCTGAATTCCTTTCCTTTGTGTGTGGACTTGCATGTGAAACTTGAGCCTTTCTTCCATTCTTCTATATTAGGCTCAATCTCGCTACTCAAAGTGAAGGTTTTCTCGCCTTCCTCCACACTCTGCAGCTTCCTTGAGACAGGTCTAATG
This window harbors:
- the LOC110971549 gene encoding uncharacterized protein LOC110971549 isoform X2, producing the protein MITLGCLATGFTPSSLTFSWTKNNAALTNFIQYPPVQKNNLYSGVSQIQVRKQDWNQSETVKCLVTHAAGNAEAPIVKPQTPQIVPPKISLHSVWEGEVGNSQVHLICTLSGFFPDEVSVEWQRDSQRINIRPVSRKLQSVEEGEKTFTLSSEIEPNIEEWKKGSSFTCKSTHKGKEFSKTLSICQTHSSSPPSIHVETPSFKTVMSTFEVTATCLVHTVFDAKVTWMLDGRVSSSNTVSEDRNTTHITSNVRVSSNRWKQLRRVTCKAEHKCFLNTEKTVNVAGPEVATPSVEIRRSLPDLLKGDGAVLQCDITNLSSRDLYVTFQANDVDISDKQYVELPEGPGLQSVSRRFTVPQSHQRKDKSFTCKVNQGFIRSFKSDSTGNIFVDPSVELLLAPSEDSGPQTLLCSGWGFNPQIKWVSESQPRSPSTHDISMSADGRVAVTSQLQIPQTEWKSGKVFSCEVSDRSLNKKVQKDISFCSAHSSSPPSIHVETPSFKTVMTTSEVTATCLVHTVFDAKVTWMLDGSVSSSNTVSEDRNTTHITSNVRVSSNDWKQLRHVTCKAEHKCFSTTEKTVNVAGPEVATPSVEIRRSLPDLLKGDGAVLQCDITNLSSRDLYVTFQANDVDISDKQYVELPEGPGLQSVSRRFTVPQSHQRKDKSFTCKVNQGFIRSFKSDSTGNIFVDPSVELLLAPSEDSGPQTLLCSGWGFNPQIKWVSESLQRSPSTHDISMSADGRVAVTSQLQIPQTEWKSGKVFTCEVSDRSLNKKVQKDISFCSAHSSSPPSIHVETPSFKTVMSTSEVTATCLVHTVFDAKVTWMLDGRVSRNNTVSEDRNTTHITSNVRVSSNDWKQLRRVTCKAEHKCFSTTEKTVNIAAPVYQLPTVKVCSSSDEEDELSFSCVAKDFSPESYEIKWLKDGNEVTGKKDEITALPGQRRDSNGNTLYSASSFLSVQATEWNPGTTFTCVFKGKGENNIEVFKNASVTYKDELPTGNVGCKEADVDVNILPPTVEDMFLRRKGTVICQVQVHRGTVGKILWQDENKTDMAGAFKVPTKGKKGTFSLPLEITYDEWAEGKKRHCIVESEDWYDTLTKTYERNIELMFEINNEWNAAMEAEEDAMPKTALTFILLFLITLLFTIGATAIKVK
- the LOC110971549 gene encoding uncharacterized protein LOC110971549 isoform X1; amino-acid sequence: MITLGCLATGFTPSSLTFSWTKNNAALTNFIQYPPVQKNNLYSGVSQIQVRKQDWNQSETVKCLVTHAAGNAEAPIVKPQTPQIVPPKISLHSVWEGEVGNSQVHLICTLSGFFPDEVSVEWQRDSQRINIRPVSRKLQSVEEGEKTFTLSSEIEPNIEEWKKGSSFTCKSTHKGKEFSKTLSICQTHSSSPPSIHVETPSFKTVMSTFEVTATCLVHTVFDAKVTWMLDGRVSSSNTVSEDRNTTHITSNVRVSSNRWKQLRRVTCKAEHKCFLNTEKTVNVAGPEVATPSVEIRRSLPDLLKGDGAVLQCDITNLSSRDLYVTFQANDVDISDKQYVELPEGPGLQSVSRRFTVPQSHQRKDKSFTCKVNQGFIRSFKSDSTGNIFVDPSVELLLAPSEDSGPQTLLCSGWGFNPQIKWVSESQPRSPSTHDISMSADGRVAVTSQLQIPQTEWKSGKVFSCEVSDRSLNKKVQKDISFCSAHSSSPPSIHVETPSFKTVMTTSEVTATCLVHTVFDAKVTWMLDGSVSSSNTVSEDRNTTHITSNVRVSSNDWKQLRHVTCKAEHKCFSTTEKTVNVAGPEVATPSVEIRRSLPDLLKGDGAVLQCDITNLSSRDLYVTFQANDVDISDKQYVELPEGPGLQSVSRRFTVPQSHQRKDKSFTCKVNQGFIRSFKSDSTGNIFVDPSVELLLAPSEDSGPQTLLCSGWGFNPQIKWVSESLQRSPSTHDISMSADGRVAVTSQLQIPQTEWKSGKVFTCEVSDRSLNKKVQKDISFCSAHSSSPPSIHVETPSFKTVMSTSEVTATCLVHTVFDAKVTWMLDGRVSRNNTVSEDRNTTHITSNVRVSSNDWKQLRRVTCKAEHKCFSTTEKTVNIAAPVYQLPTVKVCSSSDEEDELSFSCVAKDFSPESYEIKWLKDGNEVTGKKDEITALPGQRRDSNGNTLYSASSFLSVQATEWNPGTTFTCVFKGKGENNIEVFKNASVTYKDELPTGNVGCKEADVDVNILPPTVEDMFLRRKGTVICQVQVHRGTVGKILWQDENKTDMAGAFKVPTKGKKGTFSLPLEITYDEWAEGKKRHCIVESEDWYDTLTKTYERNIGAKPQRPSVFMLPPVEQTRKEMVTLTCYVKDFYPKDVFVSWLVDDEEANSDFEFNTTSSVESNGSYSAYGHLTLTLEQWAKPDAVYSCVVYHESLGNTTKTIVRSIGYRTGDKTNLVNLNMNVPETCKAQ